From Salvia splendens isolate huo1 chromosome 3, SspV2, whole genome shotgun sequence, a single genomic window includes:
- the LOC121796798 gene encoding uncharacterized mitochondrial protein AtMg00860-like, translated as MDDFTVYGDSFDFCLASLDVVLRRCQEKNLVLNFEKCDFMVPEGIVLGHVVSEKGIQVDQAKVDVISKLPYPTNKKEVRGFLGHARFYRRFIKDFTKIAQSYTHLLHNDVDFIFDEECKKAFQLLKDKLVPAPIIRAPDWSQPSEIMCDVSDFAVGAGETEEAIPNAFPEENLYYMEESPRPISWEEIMAITGPGDAEKGKCLLNAER; from the exons atggatgatttcaccgtATATGGGGACTCGTTCGATTTCTGTTTAGCTAGCCTAGACGTAGTATTGAGGAGGTGTCAGGAgaagaatttggtccttaacttcGAAAAATGTGACTTCATGGTACCCGAGGGAATTGTTCTGGGGCATGTAGTCTCAGagaagggcatacaggtggaccaagcaaaagtcGATGTGATTTCAAAATTACCTTACCCTACGAATAAGAAAGAAGtaaggggattcctagggcatgcaagGTTTTATAggagattcataaaggacttcacaAAGATTGCTCAGTCATATACCCATCTattgcataatgatgttgatttcatcTTCGACGAAGAGTGTAAGAAAGCTTTTCAGCTATTGAAGGATAAGCTAGTACCTGCCCCTATAATTAGGGCACCCGACTGGAGTCAGCCGTCTGAGATAATGTGTGATGTGAGCGACTTCGCAGTGGGTGCg GGAGAGACGGAAGAAGCTATACCAAACGCGTTTCCAGAAGAAAATTTATACTACATGGAAgaatctcctagacctatcagctgggaggaAATAATGGCaataacaggtccaggagatgctgagaaAGGGAAGTGTCTGCTGAACGCTGAACGATAG